In one window of Gossypium hirsutum isolate 1008001.06 chromosome A01, Gossypium_hirsutum_v2.1, whole genome shotgun sequence DNA:
- the LOC107916604 gene encoding serine-rich adhesin for platelets isoform X3 has product MMISKHFFHVLSIVLFLSFSFPYAHFTEIDQDSTNLHPLPVSLGSSSFSSSGSFKHSSSSHASHSFKSSHSLKSSENHGDASGHGSSSISHSSSASGSSSHSSSSSHSGSFKSSGSFKGFSSPIDSNNSKDSGLGHGDSSSSTTSSSLSGSSHSKSSNSLSHSSSSSHSGSWKGSSSFGDSNNSKDSSLGHGDSRSSATSSSLSGSSHSKSSSSLSHSSSSSHSGSWKGSSSFEDSNKPKDSSSAMTSHSSLGSGDNFSNSKGSDSSKTKSGNSSSLSGSINSMGSNSSKTFNSALGSTTSNSSKSSRSNNSKDSSSATASGSSSSLGSSKSKASGLSAHSSFEKHGGATGHGSSSLSHSVSASGSSSYSSSYSHSSSSSHSSSFKHSNSGSSRSSTNSGSNNSKDSSSDAASHSSLGQGASNKVSSSSSHSNSLNHDGSTSHGSSSLSHSSSTSGSSSKSSLSPHSGSSATNSSTNLGSDNSKDTDSTTTSQSSLNHKASSSSASSSSLSGTSNYKASGLSKNSSSSSHSGSSAANSSKNSGSNHSKDSYSTTASQSSLNHGASSSSISSDSLSGSNSSKAFGSSSDSSSFKHSGSGASNSSTNIGSNNSNDSAPTVASQSTLNHGASNSSSSSGSLSGSSNYKASGSSSNSISSSHSGSFNHFGPIAGNSSTNLGSNSSKGSNSTTASQSSLNYKASNSSTSSGSLSGSRNYKASGSSSNSSSSSHSGSFKHSGSTTANLSTNSGLNNSKDSSPTTASKSSLEHEASGSSTSSGSLSGSSDSKASGLSSHSSSINHGGATGHNSFSLSHSSSASHSGSFEHSGYFKGSGSSVDSSNSKDFGSGATHSSSSSGASGSSTSSSSLSGLNNSKNSKTSNSSLSHDASGSSTSLGSNNSKDSKSSSKSGASSSSTDSNSLSGFNNSKGSGSFQTSNSSSNLSASGSSTGSNSLSNSNNSKGSNNSKSSETSGSSSDLDASSSSKGFGSDNSQSSDSSQTSQSGSADSTTGSGSLSSSNNSKSSDSSNISNSSSSYDAHGSGSDSVSSLNNSKGFGSSKTSGSLSGTSSSVTHGSTTSTLPHSPSKGSEGSKSSTSDFSVSGNSKASSAKNESASTGTNASATNGSTTFIPTSPSPGSDGPKSSTSNPSGASTTVTNGPTASTPSSSPSTGVNSFITNSHKGSGHTSSSNFAHSGSFTASGHSSASHSSGFKALGSSSGSEGSKTATSDSSVSGNSKASSTKNESASMGSNASATNGSTTFIPTNPSTGSDGSMSSISNPSGTSTSVTNGPTASTPSSSPSTAFGRSSASHGSSFKASGSSLGSEGSKSSTNDSSVSGNSKASSTKNESASMGTNASTTNGSTTFIPTSPSTGSDGSKSSTSNPSGTSTSITNGPTAFTPPSSPSTGVSYFKTNSHKGFGHTSSSNVAHSGLFTASGHSSASHSSSFKTPGSSTSTSSSMANGPTTSGHTPSPSESTISSANLGSSVGIGSSTSSHSTTSNESGFKTSGSSTNTDSSENNGHMNFSSTSSPSTGTSSYHTNNPITSHHTHLGLSAHTNSFFTSSDTSTSNDVGSKNSGSSLNTSSSTPFGSSSSLSTNIGSPESNSHMASNHSNSGYSKQTGSSTTSGHSSTSNSFGSKTSSSSTNIGSTSTDGHTTTGSTLSASSGSSSRKTNSHMTSSHTKSSSSTHTGSSNHAGSLTTSGSKTSGSSTNTGSATTDGNTTTGSILSHSSGSSSHKTNSHMSFGHTKSGSSTHTGSSKHTGSFTTSGSKTSSSSTSPGSTTTNGHATTGPAMIDAHKTTSSISSHSSGSSSHKTNSHDTSAPAKSCSCTCTPTDSSNHTGSATTDGHTTTGSISSHSSGSSSHKTNSHTTSAHTKSGSSTHTSSSKHTGSFTTSGSKISGSSTNTGAATIGGHTTTGSISSHSLGSTSHNSNSHTTSTHTKSGSSTHTGSSKHTGSFTTSGHSSTSSDFGSKTSSSSKSTSSSKNNGHVTSGSTSSPSTYYGSPMTSSTTSSGHTDSDSSTSNNFGSKTSGSFRGTNSYDAPGSTNLGISSSSDISMGSGSSKSSSLENQFSGTFSKVFAFGDSYTDTGNAQSLGILKDFASAFLSSFFQTIDSNLHFEGRSSNGRLVIDFLCDSLNISLLPPFEVASKNSSINEDCGVNFAVGGSTSLSGDFFTNHKITNNLLWQGTPLGFQTQIEWFNQFVTKKACNGETIEQCKEQMGNNLIWLGQMGADDFARVIGSSISLRWLTDITLGQISKILTTVLDSGARFIVVQGLPPLGCWPLAKLLTPHFAKDEMGCSAVINKAIMAHNDLLQKTLEEFRRNYPNATIAYADYFNAFKTVMGNLTEFGFSDGSDACCGVGGGLNFNLNNLCGMDGTNTCSNPNAYIHWDGLHLTEAMNKQIARLFLLEGFCQPSFVDLIKRHQSLLQPSLQ; this is encoded by the exons atgatgatttcaaagcatttttttcatgttttatctaTTGTTCTCttcttatcattttcatttccatatgCACATTTCACAGAGATTGATCAAGATTCAACCAACCTTCACCCCCTTCCAGTAAGCTTGGGTTCTAGTTCATTTTCAAGTTCTGGCTCTTTTAAGCATTCAAGTTCTTCCCATGCCTCCCACTCATTTAAGAGTTCGCACTCTTTAAAGAGCTCTGAAAATCATGGTGATGCTTCGGGTCATGGCTcttcctctatttcacattcaAGTTCAGCTTCTGGCTCATCTTCACATTCTAGTTCATCTTCACATTCTGGATCTTTTAAGAGTTCAGGTTCATTTAAAGGTTTTAGCTCTCCCATAGATTCTAATAATTCTAAAGACTCCGGTTTAGGTCATGGGGATTCTAGTTCCTCTACAACTTCTAGTTCTTTATCGGGTTCTAGCCATTCTAAATCTTCTAACTCATTGTCACATTCTAGTTCATCTTCACATTCTGGTTCTTGGAAGGGTTCTAGCTCATTCGGAGATTCTAACAATTCTAAGGATTCTAGTTTAGGTCATGGGGATTCTAGATCCTCTGCAACTTCTAGTTCTTTATCAGGTTCTAGCCATTCCAAATCTTCTAGCTCATTGTCACATTCTAGTTCATCTTCACATTCTGGTTCTTGGAAGGGTTCTAGCTCATTCGAAGATTCTAACAAGCCTAAGGATTCTAGTTCTGCTATGACTAGTCACTCTTCATTAGGTTCTGGAGATAATTTTAGCAATTCTAAGGGTTCTGACTCATCTAAAACTAAGTCTGGCAACTCTAGTTCTTTATCAGGTTCCATCAATTCAATGGGTTCTAACTCTTCTAAGACTTTTAACTCTGCATTAGGTTCTACTACATCTAACTCTTCCAAAAGCTCAAGATCTAACAATTCTAAAGATTCTAGTTCTGCTACTGCTTCTGGTTCTTCTTCAAGTTTAGGTTCTAGCAAGTCTAAGGCTTCTGGCTTATCAGCACATTCAAGTTTTGAAAAACATGGTGGTGCTACGGGTCATGGCTCTTCCTCTTTATCGCATTCAGTTTCAGCTTCAGGCTCATCTTCATATTCCAGTTCATATTCACATTCTAGTTCTTCTTCACATTCAAGTTCTTTTAAGCATTCAAATTCTGGTTCTTCTAGATCTTCTACAAACTCGGGTTCCAACAATTCTAAGGATTCTAGTTCTGATGCGGCTTCTCACTCTTCATTGGGTCAAGGGGCTTCTAATAAAGTTTCTAGTTCATCATCACATTCCAATTCTCTAAATCATGATGGTTCTACAAGTCATGGTTCTTCCTCTTTATCACATTCAAGTTCAACTTCTGGATCATCCTCAAAATCTAGTTTATCTCCACATTCCGGTTCTAGTGCTACTAACTCATCCACAAACTTGGGTTCTGACAATTCTAAGGATACTGATTCTACTACAACTTCTCAGTCTTCATTAAATCATAAGGCTTCTAGTTCCTCTGCAAGTTCTAGTTCTCTATCAGGTACTAGCAATTATAAGGCTTCAGGCTTATCCAAAAATTCCAGTTCATCTTCACATTCTGGTTCTAGTGCTGCTAACTCATCCAAAAACTCAGGTTCTAACCATTCTAAGGATTCTTATTCTACAACAGCTTCTCAGTCTTCATTAAATCATGGGGCTTCTAGTTCCTCCATAAGTTCTGATTCTTTATCAGGTTCTAATAGTTCTAAGGCTTTTGGCTCATCTTCAGACTCCAGTTCTTTTAAGCATTCTGGTTCTGGTGCTTCTAACTCTTCCACAAACATAGGTTCCAACAATTCTAATGATTCTGCTCCTACTGTGGCTTCTCAGTCTACATTAAATCATGGGGCTTCTAATTCCTCTTCAAGTTCTGGTTCTTTATCAGGTTCTAGCAATTATAAGGCTTCCGGGTCATCCTCAAATTCTATTTCATCTTCACATTCTGGTTCTTTTAATCACTTTGGTCCTATTGCTGGTAACTCCTCCACAAACTTAGGTTCTAACAGTTCTAAGGGTTCTAATTCTACTACGGCTTCTCAGtcttcattaaactataaggctTCTAATTCCTCTACAAGTTCTGGTTCTTTATCAGGTTCTAGAAATTATAAGGCTTCGGGCTCATCCTCAAATTCTAGTTCATCTTCACATTCTGGTTCTTTTAAGCATTCTGGTTCTACTACTGCTAACTTATCCACAAATTCTGGTTTGAACAATTCTAAGGATTCTAGTCCTACTACGGCTTCTAAGTCTTCTTTAGAACATGAGGCTTCTGGTTCCTCTACAAGTTCTGGTTCTTTGTCAGGTTCTAGTGATTCTAAGGCTTCTGGCTTGTCATCACATTCCAGTTCTATAAATCATGGTGGTGCTACAGGTCACAACTCCTTCTCTTTGTCACATTCAAGTTCAGCTTCACATTCTGGTTCCTTTGAGCATTCGGGTTATTTTAAGGGGTCTGGCTCTTCTGTGGATTCTAGCAATTCTAAGGATTTTGGTTCTGGTGCAACTCACTCTTCATCAAGTTCTGGGGCTTCTGGTTCTTCTACAAGTTCCAGTTCTTTATCAG GtttgaataattcaaaaaattctaAGACTTCAAACTCTTCTTTAAGTCATGATGCTTCAG GCTCTTCCACAAGTTTAGGTTCTAACAATTCCAAGGATTCAAAATCTTCATCAAAATCCGGTGCTTCTAGCTCTTCTACAGACTCCAATTCTTTATCAGGTTTTAACAATTCTAAGGGGTCTGGATCTTTTCAAACTTCAAACTCTTCATCAAATCTTAGTGCATCGGGTTCCTCCACAGGGTCGAATTCTTTATCAAATTCTAACAATTCTAAAG GTTCTAACAATTCTAAGAGTTCCGAAACTTCTGGCTCTTCATCCGACCTTGATGCTTCTAGCTCTTCCAAAGGATTTGGTTCTGATAATTCTCAAAGTTCTGATTCTTCTCAAACTTCACAATCTGGTTCTGCCGACTCTACCACAG GATCAGGGTCAttatcaagttcaaacaattctaAGAGTTCTGACTCttctaacatttcaaattcatcatctaGTTATGATGCTCATGGTTCTGGGTCTGATTCTGTATCAAGTTTGAACAATTCAAAAGGTTTTGGATCTTCAAAAACTTCAGGCTCCTTATCAG GCACTAGTTCTTCTGTGACTCATGGTTCTACTACTTCTACTCTTCCTCATAGCCCTTCAAAAG GTTCTGAAGGATCTAAGTCTTCTACAAGTGACTTTTCAG TTTCTGGTAATTCTAAGGCTTCAAGTGCTAAAAATGAAAGTGCTTCCACTGGTACCAATGCTTCAGCGACTAATGGTTCTACGACTTTTATTCCTACGAGCCCTTCCCCAG GTTCTGACGGACCTAAGTCTTCTACAAGTAACCCTTCAG GCGCTAGTACAACAGTGACAAATGGTCCTACAGCTTCTACTCCTTCTTCTAGCCCTTCCACAGGCGTTAATTCTTTCATAACTAATAGCCATAAGGGATCTGGTCATACAAGTTCAAGCAATTTTGCTCACTCTGGTTCGTTTACAGCTTCTGGTCACTCTTCCGCAAGTCATAGTTCTGGTTTTAAAGCTTTAGGCTCCTCATCAG gttCTGAAGGGTCTAAGACCGCTACAAGTGACTCCTCGG TTTCTGGTAATTCAAAGGCTTCAAGTACTAAAAATGAAAGTGCTTCCATGGGTTCCAATGCTTCAGCGACTAATGGTTCTACGACTTTTATTCCTACGAACCCTTCCACAG GTTCTGACGGATCTATGTCTTCAATAAGTAACCCTTCAG GCACTAGTACTTCAGTGACAAATGGTCCTACAGCTTCTACTCCTTCTTCAAGCCCTTCCACAG CTTTTGGTCGCTCTTCCGCAAGTCATGGTTCTAGTTTTAAAGCTTCAGGCTCCTCATTAG GTTCTGAAGGATCTAAGTCTTCTACGAATGACTCTTCAG TTTCTGGTAATTCCAAGGCTTCAAGTACTAAAAATGAAAGTGCTTCCATGGGTACCAATGCTTCAACGACTAATGGTTCTACGACTTTTATTCCTACGAGCCCTTCCACAG GTTCTGACGGATCTAAGTCTTCTACAAGTAACCCTTCAG GCACTAGTACTTCAATAACAAATGGTCCTACAGCTTTTACTCCTCCTTCGAGCCCTTCCACAGGCGTTAGTTATTTCAAAACTAATAGCCATAAGGGATTTGGTCATACAAGTTCAAGCAATGTCGCTCACTCTGGTTTGTTTACAGCTTCTGGTCACTCTTCCGCAAGTCATAGTTCTAGTTTTAAAACTCCAGGTTCTTCCACAAGTACTAGTTCATCTATGGCTAATGGACCTACCACTTCTGGTCATACTCCAAGCCCTTCTGAAAGTACTATTTCTTCTGCAAATTTAGGCTCTTCAGTTGGCATTGGTTCTTCAACTTCTAGTCACTCTACCACAAGCAATGAGTCCGGCTTTAAAACTTCAGGCTCTTCCACAAACACCGATTCTTCTGAAAATAATGGTCATATGAATTTTAGTTCTACTTCGAGTCCTTCCACAGGTACTAGTTCTTATCATACTAATAACCCTATAACTTCTCATCATACACATTTAGGCTTGTCCGCACACACCAATTCTTTTTTTACTTCTAGTGACACTTCAACAAGCAATGATGTTGGTTCTAAAAATTCAGGCTCTTCCTTGAACACTAGTTCTTCTACGCCTTTCGGTTCTTCTTCAAGCCTTTCTACAAATATAGGTTCTCCTGAGAGTAATAGTCATATGGCTTCTAATCATTCAAACTCGGGCTATTCTAAACAAACTGGTTCTTCTACAACTTCTGGCCACTCTTCCACTAGCAATAGTTTTGGTTCCAAAACTTCAAGCTCTTCCACAAACATTGGTTCTACTTCGACTGATGGCCATACAACTACCGGTTCTACTTTGAGTGCCTCTTCAGGTTCTAGTTCTCGTAAGACTAATAGTCACATGACTTCTAGTCATACAAAATCTAGTTCTTCCACACACACCGGTTCTTCCAATCACGCTGGTTCTTTGACAACATCTGGTTCCAAAACTTCAGGCTCTTCTACTAACACTGGTTCCGCTACGACTGATGGCAATACAACTACTGGTTCTATTTTGAGCCACTCTTCAGGTTCTAGTTCTCATAAGACTAATAGTCACATGAGTTTTGGTCATACAAAATCAGGCTCTTCTACACACACAGGTTCTTCCAAACACACTGGTTCTTTCACAACATCTGGTTCCAAAACTTCAAGCTCTTCCACAAGCCCTGGTTCTACTACGACTAATGGCCATGCAACTACTGGTCCTGCTATGATTGATGCCCATAAAACTACTAGTTCTATTTCAAGCCACTCTTCAGGTTCTAGTTCTCATAAGACTAATAGTCACGACACTTCTGCTCCTGCAAAATCTTGCTCTTGCACTTGCACACCTACCGACTCTTCCAATCACACTGGTTCTGCTACAACTGATGGCCATACAACTACTGGTTCTATTTCGAGCCACTCTTCAGGTTCTAGTTCTCATAAGACTAATAGTCACACGACATCTGCTCATACAAAATCTGGCTCTTCTACACACACAAGTTCCTCTAAACACACAGGTTCTTTCACAACCTCTGGTTCTAAAATTTCGGGCTCTTCCACAAACACTGGTGCTGCTACGATTGGTGGCCATACAACTACTGGTTCTATTTCGAGCCACTCTTTAGGTTCTACTTCTCATAACAGTAATAGTCACACGACTTCTACTCATACAAAATCTGGCTCTTCTACACACACAGGTTCTTCCAAACACACTGGTTCTTTCACAACCTCTGGTCACTCTTCCACAAGTAGTGATTTTGGTTCTAAAACATCAAGTTCCTCCAAAAGCACTAGTTCTTCTAAGAATAATGGTCATGTGACTTCAGGTTCTACTTCGAGCCCTTCCACATATTACGGTTCTCCTATGACTAGTAGTACTACATCTTCTGGTCATACAGATTCAGACTCTTCCACAAGCAATAATTTTGGTTCTAAAACTTCGGGCTCTTTTAGAGGCACCAATTCTTATGATGCTCCTGGTTCTACAAACTTGGGCATTTCTTCAAGTTCTGATATTTCCATGGGTTCTGGCTCTTCTAAGAGTTCTAGTCTTGAAAACCAGTTTAGTGGTACTTTTTCCAAAGTTTTTGCTTTTGGGGACTCATATACAGACACAGGAAATGCTCAATCATTAGGCATTTTGAAAGACTTCGCGAGTGCATTCTTATCAAGCTTTTTTCAAACAATAGATTCAAACCTCCATTTTGAGGGTAGATCAAGTAATGGCCGCTTGGTTATTGATTTCCTTTGTGATTCTCTCAACATATCCCTGTTGCCACCATTTGAAGTGGCTTCCAAAAACTCTAGTATCAATGAAGACTGTGGAGTGAACTTTGCAGTGGGAGGTTCGACATCTCTTTCAGGTGATTTTTTTACTAATCATAAAATCACCAATAACTTGTTGTGGCAAGGCACTCCATTAGGTTTCCAAACTCAAATAGAATGGTTCAACCAGTTCGTCACAAAAAAAGCCTGCAATGGGGAAACAATCGAACAATGCAAGGAACAAATGGGAAACAACCTCATTTGGCTTGGGCAAATGGGTGCAGATGACTTTGCTCGTGTTATAGGGTCTTCTATTTCCTTGCGTTGGCTTACAGATATAACTCTCGGTCAAATCTCCAAAATCCTCACG ACGGTGTTGGATAGTGGCGCAAGGTTCATCGTGGTTCAAGGACTACCGCCACTAGGGTGTTGGCCATTAGCAAAATTATTGACTCCCCACTTTGCCAAGGATGAAATGGGTTGTTCTGCAGTTATCAACAAAGCAATAATGGCTCACAATGACCTCTTACAGAAGACATTAGAAGAATTTCGTAGAAACTATCCCAATGCTACAATTGCATATGCTGATTATTTCAACGCATTCAAGACAGTCATGGGAAACCTCACTGAGTTTGGCTTTTCAGATGGGTCCGATGCATGTTGCGGCGTTGGAGGTGGACTTAACTTCAACTTGAACAATCTATGTGGCATGGATGGCACCAACACTTGTAGTAACCCGAATGCTTACATCCACTGGGATGGACTTCATCTTACAGAAGCAATGAACAAACAAATCGCTCGTCTCTTCCTCCTTGAAGGCTTCTGTCAACCATCTTTTGTTGATCTAATAAAAAGGCATCAAAGCTTACTTCAACCCTCTCTTCAGTAG